In Aliarcobacter faecis, a genomic segment contains:
- a CDS encoding sensor domain-containing diguanylate cyclase → MYNKSKNYLLNLDVRNFFLEWIFLIFFLLALGIFVSFIIFNKNENILQREEERLSTQAKILNDNLLNQINSINQALLLTREGVERGDLEDKKSKEHLEEHIKMFIKVIPTLRTFVVLDKNGKVTATNRTDISEFNHSTKDYFLNVKNNPSRTKIYINTPYKTMLGTWTINLALMLNDEKGNFNGIVLAVFEPLELLKNLESVFYASDMRSSIIHGDGTLFLMAPQNDEALGKKIDSENSFLYKHKLGNKLTSVYKGTSYISNDERLVAFYTVKPQNIDIDSPLYITVSRDLNALYINIKNENYIVVVLMLILILSSVFGLFLLQKKRYFARLQEIEQDEEKRKILENYAYIDSLTEIANRRYFEQFLDKEWRYCQRNKMNLSIALIDIDNFKLYNDKYGHQTGDECLKMVARVLDDNLNRSHDFVARYGGEEFICILPNTNIENAEIICERLRVEVENLKILHEDSKTSNVVTISIGLSCIIPNEKIEKNDLIRKADNALYLSKKSGRNRVSIEL, encoded by the coding sequence TTGTATAACAAATCAAAAAACTATCTTTTAAATCTTGATGTAAGAAATTTTTTCCTTGAATGGATATTTCTTATATTTTTTCTTTTGGCTTTAGGTATTTTTGTATCATTTATTATCTTTAATAAAAATGAAAATATTTTACAAAGAGAAGAAGAGAGATTATCAACTCAAGCAAAAATTTTAAATGATAATTTATTAAATCAGATTAACTCAATAAACCAAGCCCTTTTACTAACAAGAGAAGGGGTTGAAAGAGGTGATTTAGAAGATAAAAAATCAAAAGAGCATCTAGAAGAGCATATAAAGATGTTTATAAAAGTAATTCCTACTTTAAGAACATTTGTAGTATTGGATAAAAATGGAAAGGTTACAGCTACAAATAGAACAGATATTTCTGAATTTAACCACTCAACAAAGGATTATTTTTTAAATGTTAAAAATAACCCTTCTAGAACTAAGATCTATATAAATACTCCTTATAAAACAATGTTAGGAACTTGGACTATAAATTTAGCCTTAATGCTAAATGATGAAAAAGGTAATTTTAATGGTATAGTTTTAGCAGTTTTTGAACCATTAGAACTTTTGAAGAATTTAGAATCAGTTTTTTATGCAAGTGATATGAGAAGCTCTATAATTCATGGAGATGGAACTCTCTTTTTAATGGCTCCACAAAATGATGAAGCATTAGGTAAAAAAATTGATAGTGAAAATTCATTTTTATATAAACATAAACTAGGAAATAAATTAACTAGTGTTTATAAAGGGACATCTTATATATCAAATGATGAAAGATTAGTCGCTTTTTATACTGTAAAACCTCAAAATATTGATATTGATTCACCTTTATATATAACAGTTAGTAGAGATTTAAATGCTTTATATATAAATATAAAAAATGAAAACTATATAGTAGTTGTTTTGATGTTAATTTTAATATTAAGTTCAGTTTTTGGTCTATTTCTTCTTCAAAAAAAGAGATATTTTGCTAGACTACAAGAGATAGAACAAGATGAAGAGAAGAGAAAAATACTTGAAAATTATGCTTATATTGATAGTTTAACTGAAATTGCAAATAGAAGATATTTTGAGCAGTTTTTAGATAAAGAGTGGAGATATTGTCAAAGAAATAAAATGAATTTATCTATAGCTTTAATAGATATTGATAATTTTAAACTATATAATGATAAATATGGTCATCAAACTGGTGATGAGTGTTTAAAAATGGTTGCAAGAGTTTTAGATGATAATTTAAATCGCTCTCATGATTTTGTAGCAAGATATGGTGGAGAAGAGTTTATTTGTATTTTACCAAATACTAATATTGAAAATGCAGAAATAATTTGTGAAAGATTAAGAGTGGAAGTTGAGAATCTAAAAATTCTTCATGAAGATTCTAAAACTTCAAATGTTGTTACCATTAGTATTGGGCTTTCTTGTATCATTCCAAATGAAAAAATTGAGAAAAATGATTTGATAAGAAAAGCTGATAATGCTCTTTATTTATCTAAAAAATCTGGAAGAAATAGAGTTAGTATAGAGTTATAA
- a CDS encoding shikimate dehydrogenase, producing MKKFVIFGDPVVHSKSPQMQNAGFKHINFDAVYEKFHLINGDLIKDEFIKNGFSGANITVPHKEKAFKNADIVKGIAQKIEAVNSYILEVDKVIAYNTDAPGFLKAIESFGKINSVLLLGAGGTAKAIALALQENNIDVTVLNRSKEKLEFFKNYQLKAFSFDDFDFKVAKFDLVVNSTSAGLKDEFLPAPKELLEEVLKNSSFAFDCIYGKVTPFLALAQSLNNKIKDGEDMLLYQGVLAFELFTKTKADNSLVEAMRKGLKGE from the coding sequence ATGAAGAAGTTTGTAATATTTGGAGACCCTGTTGTTCACTCAAAATCTCCTCAAATGCAAAATGCGGGATTTAAACATATAAATTTTGATGCAGTTTATGAAAAGTTTCATTTAATAAATGGAGATTTAATAAAAGATGAGTTTATTAAAAATGGTTTTAGTGGAGCAAACATAACAGTTCCACACAAAGAAAAAGCTTTTAAAAATGCAGATATAGTAAAAGGAATAGCACAAAAAATAGAGGCTGTAAATAGCTATATTTTAGAAGTTGATAAAGTTATAGCTTACAATACAGATGCACCTGGCTTTTTAAAAGCTATAGAAAGTTTTGGAAAAATAAATAGTGTTTTACTTTTAGGTGCTGGTGGAACAGCAAAGGCAATAGCTCTAGCTTTGCAAGAGAATAATATTGATGTAACAGTTTTAAATAGAAGTAAAGAGAAACTAGAATTTTTTAAAAATTATCAACTAAAAGCCTTTAGTTTTGATGATTTTGATTTTAAAGTAGCTAAATTTGATTTAGTTGTAAACTCTACAAGTGCAGGTTTAAAAGATGAATTTTTACCTGCACCAAAAGAGTTACTAGAAGAAGTTTTAAAAAATAGCTCTTTTGCTTTTGATTGTATTTATGGAAAAGTTACTCCATTTTTGGCTTTAGCTCAAAGCTTAAATAATAAAATTAAAGATGGTGAAGATATGCTTTTATATCAAGGTGTTTTAGCATTTGAACTTTTTACAAAGACAAAAGCCGATAATAGCTTAGTTGAAGCTATGAGAAAAGGGTTAAAAGGAGAATAA
- a CDS encoding class I SAM-dependent methyltransferase, which yields MSRFDERAKDWDKKQLSLEKTEGCIKHLKETLDFSKIKDILDYGCGTGLIAFELVDENREVLGLDSSTGMVEEFNKKSLEKGLKNIKAQKHDISTDDLAENKFDLIVISMSLHHIENLEVFFEKSYKALKNGGYICVNDLEKEDGTFHKKHNNAGVYHFGFTKEELENICSKIGFKNYIYERVFIYQRDYGDFPLFNFYAKKESR from the coding sequence TTGAGTAGATTTGACGAAAGAGCAAAAGATTGGGATAAGAAGCAGTTAAGTTTGGAAAAAACAGAAGGTTGTATAAAACACTTAAAAGAGACTTTGGATTTCTCAAAAATAAAAGATATCCTTGATTATGGTTGTGGAACAGGTTTGATAGCTTTTGAACTTGTAGATGAAAACAGAGAAGTTTTAGGACTTGATAGCTCTACTGGAATGGTTGAAGAGTTCAATAAAAAATCCCTAGAAAAAGGTTTAAAAAATATAAAAGCCCAAAAACATGATATTTCAACTGATGATTTAGCTGAAAATAAATTTGATTTGATAGTTATTTCTATGTCACTTCATCATATAGAAAATCTTGAAGTTTTCTTTGAAAAAAGCTATAAAGCTTTAAAAAATGGTGGATATATCTGTGTAAATGATTTAGAAAAAGAGGATGGAACTTTTCATAAAAAACATAATAATGCTGGAGTTTATCATTTTGGATTTACAAAAGAAGAGTTAGAAAATATCTGCTCTAAAATTGGTTTTAAAAATTATATCTATGAAAGAGTATTTATTTACCAAAGAGATTATGGAGATTTTCCACTATTTAATTTCTATGCAAAAAAGGAAAGTAGATGA
- the pgeF gene encoding peptidoglycan editing factor PgeF codes for MKNEIIYTFTTTNDGNLAFHVGDDEKNVIKNRENLALKIGYKNENLVYMNQIHSANIVVVDENSPKMIDNCDAIITNRKNLPLMVMVADCIPVLMFDEKKGVICAIHAGRNSTFLKIAQITALKMIEEFDCKVEDMKAILGPSIQKCCYEVSLELVNIVKNSFGEEFVENRNIDLQGINKKLLEDLGVKNIEVSPICTKCSNQPYFSYRKEKKTGRFAGIIILK; via the coding sequence ATGAAAAATGAGATAATTTATACATTTACAACTACAAATGATGGAAATTTGGCTTTTCATGTTGGTGATGATGAAAAGAATGTTATAAAAAATAGAGAAAATTTAGCACTAAAAATTGGATATAAAAATGAGAATTTAGTCTATATGAATCAAATTCATAGTGCAAATATTGTAGTTGTAGATGAAAATTCTCCTAAAATGATAGATAATTGTGATGCAATTATTACAAATAGAAAAAATCTTCCTTTGATGGTAATGGTTGCTGATTGTATTCCTGTTTTAATGTTTGATGAAAAAAAAGGTGTAATTTGTGCAATTCATGCAGGAAGAAACTCAACTTTTTTAAAAATTGCTCAAATTACTGCTTTAAAAATGATAGAAGAGTTTGATTGTAAAGTAGAAGATATGAAAGCTATTTTAGGACCGTCTATACAAAAATGTTGTTATGAAGTGAGTTTGGAATTAGTAAATATAGTTAAAAATTCTTTTGGAGAAGAGTTTGTAGAGAATAGAAATATAGATTTACAAGGAATAAACAAAAAATTATTAGAGGATTTAGGAGTAAAAAATATAGAAGTTTCTCCTATTTGTACAAAATGTTCAAATCAACCATACTTTTCATATAGAAAAGAGAAAAAAACTGGAAGATTTGCAGGAATTATAATTTTAAAATAG
- the purU gene encoding formyltetrahydrofolate deformylase, whose protein sequence is MDEYILKISTQDAKGLIYNISKVLFANNLNIEQNAEYVDPDTKEFFMRTIISGKVMQTILLKELKEVLPSGANIRLNKKTKKDCILLVTKESHVLGDLLIRYTSNELNANIKAVIGNHNDLKGLVEKFDIPFFCISAENLSKDEHEKLVSQKIDEFNPELIVLAKYMRILTPKFVEKYEGKVLNIHHSFLPAFIGANPYKQAHERGVKIIGATAHYVTNDLDEGPIIFQDVVRVDHSYSWEDMRNAGRNVEKVVLSNAFELLLNDRVFIHRNKTVIL, encoded by the coding sequence ATGGACGAATATATACTAAAGATTTCTACACAAGATGCTAAAGGACTTATTTATAATATTTCAAAAGTTCTTTTTGCAAATAATTTAAATATTGAACAAAATGCTGAATATGTAGATCCTGATACAAAAGAGTTTTTTATGAGAACTATAATTAGCGGAAAAGTTATGCAAACAATTTTGTTAAAAGAGCTAAAAGAGGTTTTACCAAGTGGTGCAAACATAAGATTAAATAAAAAAACAAAAAAAGATTGTATTCTTTTGGTAACTAAAGAGTCTCATGTTTTAGGTGATTTACTTATCAGATATACTTCAAATGAGTTAAATGCAAATATAAAAGCAGTTATTGGAAACCATAATGATTTAAAAGGTTTAGTTGAGAAATTTGATATTCCATTTTTTTGTATAAGTGCTGAAAATTTAAGTAAAGATGAACATGAAAAGTTAGTTTCTCAAAAAATAGATGAATTTAACCCAGAATTAATAGTTCTTGCAAAATATATGAGAATTTTAACACCAAAATTTGTAGAAAAATATGAAGGAAAAGTTTTAAATATTCATCACTCATTTTTACCAGCATTTATTGGTGCAAACCCATATAAACAAGCTCATGAAAGAGGTGTGAAAATCATTGGAGCAACTGCTCATTATGTTACAAATGATTTAGATGAAGGACCAATTATTTTTCAAGATGTTGTAAGAGTTGATCACTCATACTCTTGGGAAGATATGAGAAATGCTGGACGAAATGTTGAAAAAGTAGTGCTTTCAAATGCTTTTGAACTACTTTTAAATGATAGAGTTTTTATTCATAGAAATAAAACGGTAATTTTATAA
- a CDS encoding tRNA (cytidine(34)-2'-O)-methyltransferase produces the protein MFNIVLHEPRIPGNVGTIGRLAFALNCKLHLIKPYGFGEITEKEVRRAGLDYWYDLEVFEYENIDDFWAKNSFSNRHFFATTKTKQLYFETKFEVGDYFYFGREDAGLPKEILEKSQKTCITIPMTNNARSLNIANSVSIVCYEALRQNFSSFKI, from the coding sequence ATGTTTAATATAGTTTTACACGAACCAAGAATTCCTGGAAATGTAGGAACTATTGGAAGATTGGCTTTTGCTCTAAATTGTAAACTTCATTTAATTAAACCTTATGGATTTGGAGAGATAACAGAAAAAGAGGTTCGTCGAGCAGGACTTGATTATTGGTATGATTTAGAAGTTTTTGAGTATGAAAATATAGATGATTTTTGGGCAAAAAATTCATTTTCTAATAGACATTTTTTTGCTACAACAAAGACAAAACAGCTATATTTTGAGACAAAATTTGAAGTAGGGGACTATTTTTATTTTGGAAGGGAAGATGCTGGTTTACCAAAAGAGATTTTAGAAAAAAGTCAAAAAACTTGCATTACTATTCCTATGACAAACAATGCAAGAAGCCTAAATATTGCAAACTCTGTTTCAATTGTTTGTTATGAAGCTTTAAGACAAAATTTCTCTAGTTTTAAAATCTAA
- a CDS encoding Na/Pi cotransporter family protein, which produces MQKNIIIFICLSILAFIVVKYQNFTVILSGIAIFIIGMFFMQDGFKQLSGGLLEKLLQKFTHNSLYAIITGFVATSIVQSSTITTLLTISFVGAELITLVQGIGVIFGSNLGSTTTAWIVSSLGIDVKISTYAFPMIVFGVILRFLKTNAMKGSGNVLLGLGFIFLGIAYMKDGFDVIKDQIDLASYAMDGYTGILLYILIGLVITIVIQSSAATLAIIITALNVESITYINALALAIGANIGTVLTAVLASLTSTQDAKRVAGSHVIFNFVTAAIITIFIYQFKDFVDFLAPYFGIAETNSGMKLALFHTIFSLVGIIVLFPFIPLIAKLLEKIIPQKISSASKPKYLSPVVLNSPDAALVAIRKETINLYENCQKAMLHALNLHTTGLTKETLKVRLNDELSIIDTNIDEIYQKNLKSLYSDIVKFSSFAQEHMFDFQHKEAGELKRAASIIVEVLKDTRDIQKNLNYYLKSRNEFIKEEYNILRKELAEILIDINTLSTLENDADQLTQLEVIKSELAQNDLASSEEIDALIREDKIKATMATSYMNDSATGYSIQKKLVEVANILFVNSDLNKDLGEVKNETK; this is translated from the coding sequence GTGCAAAAAAATATTATTATTTTTATATGTTTATCTATTTTAGCATTTATAGTAGTAAAATATCAAAATTTTACCGTTATCTTAAGTGGAATTGCAATTTTTATAATTGGTATGTTCTTTATGCAAGATGGGTTTAAACAACTTTCTGGTGGGCTTTTAGAAAAACTTTTACAAAAATTTACACACAATAGTTTATACGCCATTATAACTGGTTTTGTTGCAACTTCAATAGTTCAAAGTTCAACTATTACAACACTTCTTACAATATCATTTGTTGGAGCTGAGTTAATTACACTTGTTCAAGGAATTGGAGTAATTTTTGGTTCAAACCTTGGAAGTACAACAACAGCTTGGATTGTTTCAAGCCTTGGAATAGATGTTAAAATCTCAACTTATGCCTTTCCTATGATTGTTTTTGGAGTAATTTTAAGATTTCTAAAAACAAATGCTATGAAAGGTAGTGGAAATGTCTTATTAGGGCTTGGTTTTATTTTTCTTGGAATTGCATATATGAAAGATGGATTTGATGTAATAAAAGATCAAATTGACCTTGCAAGTTATGCTATGGATGGATATACTGGAATATTACTTTATATTTTAATTGGTTTAGTTATTACAATAGTTATTCAATCAAGTGCAGCTACATTAGCTATTATTATTACAGCTTTAAATGTAGAAAGTATTACTTACATAAATGCTTTAGCTCTTGCTATTGGAGCAAATATTGGTACAGTTTTAACAGCTGTTTTAGCCTCACTTACATCAACTCAAGATGCAAAAAGGGTTGCTGGTTCACATGTTATTTTTAACTTTGTAACAGCTGCAATTATTACAATATTTATTTACCAATTTAAAGATTTTGTTGATTTCTTAGCTCCATATTTTGGGATTGCTGAAACAAATAGTGGAATGAAATTAGCACTTTTCCATACAATTTTTAGTTTAGTTGGAATTATTGTACTATTCCCTTTTATTCCTCTAATTGCTAAACTTTTGGAAAAAATTATTCCTCAAAAAATATCTTCTGCTTCAAAACCCAAATATCTATCTCCAGTTGTTTTAAATAGCCCGGATGCTGCACTTGTAGCTATTAGAAAAGAGACTATAAATTTGTATGAAAATTGTCAAAAAGCTATGCTACATGCATTAAATCTTCATACAACAGGTCTAACAAAAGAGACTTTAAAAGTACGATTAAATGATGAATTATCAATAATTGATACAAATATAGATGAAATTTATCAAAAAAATCTAAAATCTCTTTATAGTGATATTGTAAAATTCTCATCATTTGCTCAAGAGCATATGTTTGATTTTCAACATAAAGAAGCAGGTGAATTAAAAAGAGCTGCATCTATAATAGTAGAAGTTTTAAAAGATACAAGAGATATACAAAAAAATTTAAACTACTACTTAAAAAGTAGGAATGAGTTTATTAAAGAGGAGTATAATATATTAAGAAAAGAGTTAGCTGAAATTTTAATAGATATCAACACTCTTTCAACTTTGGAAAATGATGCAGACCAACTAACACAATTAGAGGTGATAAAATCTGAATTAGCTCAAAATGACCTAGCAAGTAGTGAAGAGATAGATGCACTAATTAGAGAAGATAAGATAAAAGCAACAATGGCAACATCATATATGAATGATAGTGCTACTGGTTATTCTATACAGAAAAAACTTGTAGAAGTTGCAAATATTTTATTTGTAAATAGTGATTTAAATAAAGATTTAGGAGAAGTAAAAAATGAAACTAAGTGA
- a CDS encoding response regulator transcription factor — translation MYKILVLEDDLLFASTLEDFLSSEGFNVDIAKDGEEALSLNYDFNYDLYIFDINVPKIDGLELLKSLRENNDNTPTIFLTSYKDKDTLKDAYSKGCDDYIKKPVDLDELSLRIKAIFKRNKKEFNLITLRENIVFNPISKRVFESEIDMNLPIKVLELLELFLENRNEIVSKDMIIRKLWSTSQSYSEGSIRVYINQVKKLFDNKDAIINIKGIGYKLEF, via the coding sequence GTGTATAAAATTTTGGTTTTAGAAGATGATTTACTTTTTGCTTCAACTTTAGAAGATTTTTTAAGTAGTGAGGGCTTTAATGTAGATATTGCAAAAGATGGAGAAGAAGCTCTTAGTTTAAATTATGATTTTAACTATGATTTATATATATTTGATATAAATGTTCCAAAAATAGATGGTTTGGAACTTCTAAAATCTCTTAGAGAAAACAATGATAATACACCAACTATATTTTTAACATCATATAAAGATAAAGATACTTTAAAAGATGCTTATTCAAAAGGTTGTGATGATTATATAAAAAAACCAGTTGATTTAGATGAGTTGAGTTTACGAATAAAGGCTATTTTTAAACGAAATAAAAAAGAGTTTAATTTGATAACTTTGAGAGAAAATATAGTTTTTAATCCTATTTCAAAAAGAGTTTTTGAATCAGAAATTGATATGAATTTACCAATAAAAGTTTTAGAGTTACTGGAGTTATTTTTGGAAAATAGAAATGAAATTGTCTCAAAAGATATGATAATAAGAAAACTCTGGAGTACAAGTCAAAGTTATAGTGAGGGTTCAATTAGGGTTTATATTAATCAAGTCAAAAAATTATTTGATAATAAAGATGCAATAATAAATATAAAAGGAATAGGGTATAAACTTGAATTCTAA
- a CDS encoding sensor histidine kinase, translating to MNSKKIDFLISISIVFIFSLSIILYLNYYFTSTIYFTNEQYLVFELFLLFIGVLIFLFFSSSLIKYTFKSDEKLEKDIKNTIHELNIPVSTIKMNVQLLKKSLKEEKNLVRVERISKANENLLKLYENLEYEFKKEIDKIELEEFYLEDIIKISLDKFEDIKKDTIIETNIQNPLLYCDYNGFLMAFDNLFSNAIKYNDKENPYIKIELNDTILSIFNKGEKIDTKNIMLVFDRYFQEDSQNSGFGLGLAIVKEFCDKYKISINIETLKDGTKINLNLKNILRKEKL from the coding sequence TTGAATTCTAAAAAAATTGATTTTTTAATCTCTATTTCTATAGTTTTTATTTTTTCTTTATCAATTATTTTATATTTGAACTATTATTTTACTTCTACAATCTATTTTACAAATGAACAATATTTAGTTTTTGAACTTTTTTTACTTTTTATAGGAGTTCTTATATTTCTTTTTTTCTCAAGCTCTTTGATAAAATATACTTTCAAAAGTGATGAAAAGTTAGAAAAAGATATAAAAAATACTATTCATGAGTTAAATATACCAGTTTCAACGATAAAAATGAATGTTCAGCTTTTGAAAAAAAGTTTAAAAGAGGAGAAAAATTTAGTTAGAGTTGAAAGAATAAGCAAAGCAAATGAAAATCTTTTAAAATTGTATGAAAATTTGGAGTATGAATTTAAAAAAGAGATTGATAAAATAGAGCTAGAGGAGTTTTATTTAGAGGATATTATAAAAATATCTTTGGATAAATTTGAAGATATAAAAAAAGATACAATAATTGAAACAAACATTCAAAATCCTCTTTTATATTGTGATTATAATGGTTTTTTGATGGCTTTTGATAATCTTTTTTCAAATGCAATAAAATATAATGATAAGGAAAACCCATATATAAAAATTGAGCTAAATGATACAATTTTATCAATATTTAATAAGGGTGAGAAGATTGATACGAAAAATATTATGTTAGTTTTTGATAGATATTTTCAAGAAGATTCACAAAATAGTGGCTTTGGTTTGGGCTTAGCAATAGTAAAAGAGTTTTGTGATAAGTATAAAATATCAATAAATATTGAAACCTTGAAAGATGGAACAAAAATAAATCTTAATCTTAAAAATATTTTAAGAAAGGAGAAATTATGA
- a CDS encoding S24 family peptidase yields MSLKLEYHQNINGKIVKKELEFSKDLLKDKYSLNSLFVTMVDGQSMEPDILHGSLVVADLSQKDFLADAIFLIYKDNNMWIKKAKIIENKNYFVSINPSYSHLKYKLEDCRVIAKVLLTFKTSN; encoded by the coding sequence ATGAGTTTAAAATTAGAGTATCACCAAAATATTAATGGCAAGATTGTAAAAAAAGAGTTAGAGTTTTCTAAAGATTTACTAAAAGATAAATATAGTTTAAACTCTCTTTTTGTAACTATGGTTGATGGGCAATCTATGGAACCAGATATTTTACATGGCTCTTTAGTAGTTGCTGATTTAAGTCAAAAAGATTTTTTGGCTGATGCTATATTTTTGATTTATAAAGATAATAATATGTGGATAAAAAAGGCAAAAATTATAGAAAATAAGAACTATTTTGTCTCTATAAATCCAAGCTATTCTCATCTTAAATATAAACTTGAAGATTGTAGAGTTATAGCAAAAGTTCTTTTAACTTTTAAAACTTCAAATTAA